Proteins encoded in a region of the Ptychodera flava strain L36383 chromosome 4, AS_Pfla_20210202, whole genome shotgun sequence genome:
- the LOC139130517 gene encoding uncharacterized protein, whose product MITTIIWLVVLQRLQKDEPRSYRSIGRKLVEKLYFWKYVACIVIVCAYRVMVFVNNIGLPGAYYYIFAPLEQIASTMLMLVSNFRIRPNGNNWIKNTFKAVLIAAAIENLTLMMVASGYISLHILTLPLDLTQSSTIYYAINLTLLAVNAKYRWIVADYFLAKTFLKKDCCILRDVGDSGELWPEDEDECEERNEEETEAN is encoded by the exons ATGATAACCACAATCATATGGTTGGTTGTTCTGCAACGACTTCAGAAAGATGAGCCTCGTTCTTACCGAAGCATTGGTAGAAAACTGGTAGAGAAGCTTTACTTCTGGAAGTACGTCGCCTGTATTGTGATTGTCTGTGCGTATCGTGTCATGGTATTCGTAAATAACATTGGACTACCTGGAGCGTATTATTACATCTTTGCGCCGTTAGAACAAATTGCCTCGACAATGTTGATGTTAGTTTCCAACTTTCGGATACGCCCAAATGGTAACAATTGGATTAAAAACACCTTCAAGGCCGTTCTCATCGCAGCTGCAATTGAGAACCTTACCCTGATGATGGTTGCGTCGGGTTATATATCACTTCACATACTTACTCTGCCATTGGATCTGACCCAGAGTAGTACAATCTACTACGCCATTAATCTCACACTTCTTGCCGTAAATGCAAAGTACAG GTGGATCGTCGCTGATTACTTTTTGGCAAAGACATTCTTGAAGAAAGACTGTTGCATTTTGCGTGATGTGGGTGACAGTGGCGAGCTATGGCCCGAGGACGAAGATGAATGTGAAGAGAGGAATGAGGAAGAAACTGAAGCGAATTGA